The following are encoded in a window of Amphibacillus xylanus NBRC 15112 genomic DNA:
- a CDS encoding YbaB/EbfC family nucleoid-associated protein has translation MRGNMGNMNKMMKQMQKMQRDMMKAQEELLEMTFEASSGGGMVKVVANGKKEILDIEISEEVVDPDDIEMLQDLIIAATNEVLTKIEDTTNEKMGKFTQGMNLPGGLF, from the coding sequence ATGCGTGGAAATATGGGTAATATGAATAAAATGATGAAGCAAATGCAAAAAATGCAAAGAGATATGATGAAGGCACAGGAAGAACTACTAGAAATGACTTTTGAAGCTTCTTCTGGTGGTGGTATGGTTAAAGTAGTTGCAAATGGTAAAAAGGAAATTCTTGATATTGAAATCAGTGAAGAAGTTGTTGATCCAGATGATATCGAGATGCTACAAGATTTAATTATTGCAGCAACTAATGAAGTATTAACAAAAATAGAAGATACAACAAATGAGAAAATGGGTAAATTTACTCAAGGCATGAATTTACCTGGAGGCTTGTTCTAG
- a CDS encoding pro-sigmaK processing inhibitor BofA family protein — MKTLLTIVLIITILFILFNAKSLKWIPSALTRLVIGALVIFFLNLIGNNFGLHIPINIFTSITVGFCGLPGIIAIGSLFLFIL, encoded by the coding sequence ATGAAGACACTACTAACAATAGTATTGATAATAACTATTCTATTCATATTATTTAATGCGAAATCACTAAAGTGGATACCGTCAGCACTCACTAGACTTGTAATTGGGGCATTAGTAATATTTTTCTTAAATCTAATAGGCAATAACTTTGGATTACATATACCGATTAATATATTTACCTCAATCACTGTCGGTTTTTGTGGTTTACCAGGTATTATTGCCATAGGTTCATTGTTTTTGTTTATCTTATAA
- a CDS encoding ABC transporter ATP-binding protein yields the protein MDNKLLEINQLYTSFRIRDDYYAAVDNVSLSVKKNEVLAIVGESGSGKSALAFSIMRLHNRAKTEGEILFKGENVIDMSPSRLNEVRGKDMAMIFQDPLTALNPLMTVGQQIGEALFLHDRKLTKKDVQDRVIELLDQVGIPRPNYVIDQYPHELSGGMRQRVMIAIAIANDPELLIADEPTTALDVTIQAQILDLIRDLKEKMDAGIILITHDLGVVAEMADRVAVMYAGEIVEITDVKTLFENPKHPYTRSLLNSVPNSTSMEKQDKLHVIQGVVPSLAHLPRVGCRFKDRIPWIDDSVHEEHPELHEIEPGHFVRCLCYQHFYFPDKEEVEKK from the coding sequence TTGGATAATAAATTATTAGAAATAAATCAGTTGTATACCTCCTTTCGAATTCGTGATGATTATTATGCGGCAGTTGACAATGTCTCATTAAGTGTTAAAAAGAATGAGGTCTTAGCCATTGTGGGAGAATCTGGGTCAGGGAAAAGTGCGTTAGCTTTCTCAATCATGCGCCTGCATAATCGCGCGAAAACTGAAGGGGAAATCTTATTTAAAGGTGAAAATGTAATTGACATGTCACCATCTCGTCTAAATGAGGTGAGAGGTAAGGATATGGCAATGATTTTCCAAGACCCTTTAACTGCATTAAACCCATTAATGACAGTAGGGCAACAGATCGGTGAGGCACTCTTTTTACACGACCGCAAATTAACGAAAAAGGACGTTCAAGATCGAGTAATTGAATTGCTAGATCAAGTTGGTATTCCTCGACCAAATTATGTGATTGATCAATATCCACATGAATTATCAGGTGGAATGCGCCAACGTGTGATGATCGCAATTGCGATTGCAAATGATCCAGAACTACTAATTGCAGACGAACCAACTACTGCTCTTGACGTAACAATTCAAGCGCAAATTCTCGATTTGATTCGAGACCTAAAGGAAAAAATGGATGCAGGTATTATTTTAATTACTCATGACCTCGGGGTTGTGGCGGAGATGGCAGACCGTGTAGCGGTAATGTATGCAGGGGAAATTGTTGAAATTACCGATGTAAAAACATTGTTTGAAAATCCAAAACATCCATATACACGTTCATTATTAAATTCTGTGCCAAATTCTACGTCAATGGAGAAGCAGGATAAACTTCATGTTATCCAAGGTGTTGTACCATCACTAGCTCACTTACCACGGGTAGGTTGTCGCTTTAAAGATCGGATTCCTTGGATTGATGATTCAGTGCATGAAGAACATCCAGAACTTCATGAAATTGAGCCAGGCCATTTTGTCCGCTGCTTATGTTATCAACATTTTTATTTTCCAGATAAAGAGGAGGTCGAAAAGAAATGA
- a CDS encoding spore germination protein has protein sequence MLRNKKTHNTISEDLSVNIDKIKNHFSYQVNNDFAIRMIEAKYNQKTIALCYYASLVNSDKIERSIIQPLLEQDGKTIINIVTAESIEVITNHDEISQNVTSGKVILFIDGSKQAYTVDVSDFQHRSIGQSENESVIRGPKEAFTESIHVNISLIRKRIRNENLVIEVQHVGERSKQDVQLMYIKDLVNEDLLADIRSRINDIKVDTVQNIELLEQYIEERPLSLFPTILYTERPDNACSYINRGHVIILMESSAACLIVPITFWDFFHNIEDRYSRFLFSNFARLIRFISLFITTMVSASYIALANFHSELIPVDLLLAIASARDKVPLPLFLEVLIMELAFELIREAGVRIPNPLGPTIGIVGALILGQAAVEANIISPIIVIISALSGLTSFAISDPSFNFTVRMTRFVLIFAAIIHGVYSLVLALTILLMYAASIKSFGVPYFAPLAPSYQSNADTYFRKPLRDEKWRPHYLLPKDLKKGSHNKKE, from the coding sequence ATGCTAAGAAATAAAAAGACACATAACACAATAAGTGAAGACTTATCTGTAAATATTGATAAAATAAAAAATCATTTTAGTTATCAAGTGAATAATGATTTTGCTATTAGAATGATAGAAGCAAAATATAATCAAAAAACAATTGCTCTCTGTTATTACGCCTCTCTTGTTAATAGTGATAAAATTGAACGCTCAATTATTCAGCCTCTACTTGAACAGGACGGTAAAACAATTATTAATATTGTAACAGCTGAATCTATCGAAGTTATCACTAATCACGATGAGATTAGTCAAAATGTGACGAGCGGAAAAGTCATCCTTTTTATTGATGGTTCAAAACAGGCGTATACAGTTGATGTTTCTGACTTTCAACATCGTAGTATTGGTCAATCTGAAAATGAAAGTGTCATCCGTGGGCCAAAGGAGGCTTTCACTGAATCAATTCATGTTAATATTTCCCTAATTCGAAAACGAATACGAAATGAAAATCTCGTTATAGAAGTACAACATGTAGGCGAGCGTTCAAAGCAAGATGTTCAACTCATGTATATTAAAGATTTGGTTAATGAAGATTTATTAGCTGATATTCGCTCACGTATTAATGATATTAAAGTAGACACTGTTCAAAACATTGAATTATTAGAACAGTATATTGAAGAACGCCCTCTTTCTCTTTTCCCTACAATTTTATATACCGAAAGACCAGACAATGCTTGTTCGTATATTAATCGTGGTCACGTCATTATCTTAATGGAGAGCTCGGCAGCATGTTTAATTGTTCCAATCACATTCTGGGATTTCTTTCACAATATCGAAGACCGTTATTCGCGTTTTCTCTTTAGTAACTTTGCTAGATTAATTCGATTTATTTCTCTTTTTATTACTACTATGGTGTCAGCCAGTTATATTGCATTAGCAAATTTCCATAGTGAATTGATTCCAGTTGATTTATTATTAGCGATTGCTTCAGCAAGAGATAAAGTACCATTACCTTTGTTTTTAGAAGTTTTAATTATGGAGCTGGCATTTGAATTGATTCGAGAAGCAGGAGTGCGAATCCCTAATCCTTTAGGGCCTACAATTGGTATTGTAGGAGCTTTAATACTGGGACAAGCTGCAGTAGAGGCAAATATTATAAGTCCGATTATTGTCATTATCTCCGCATTATCTGGGTTAACATCATTTGCAATTAGTGATCCTAGTTTTAACTTTACCGTTAGAATGACCCGTTTTGTGCTTATCTTTGCTGCAATCATTCATGGCGTATACAGCCTAGTACTAGCACTGACCATATTATTAATGTACGCTGCTTCCATAAAATCATTTGGTGTCCCATACTTCGCACCATTAGCACCAAGCTATCAATCAAATGCGGACACATATTTTAGAAAACCACTAAGAGATGAAAAGTGGAGACCACACTACCTATTACCAAAAGATTTAAAAAAGGGAAGTCACAATAAGAAGGAGTGA
- the tadA gene encoding tRNA adenosine(34) deaminase TadA gives MTDEEYMDLAIKEALKAEQLGEVPIGAVLVYENKVVARAYNLRETRQTTASHAEMYLIEEGNKLFNSWRLEGCTLYVTLEPCQMCAGAILQARIPRVVFGAYDPKAGCAGSIINIFEDQRFNHQVDLVGGVREEECSALLTDFFRRLRASRKGKK, from the coding sequence ATGACAGATGAAGAATATATGGATCTCGCAATTAAAGAAGCATTAAAAGCAGAGCAATTAGGGGAAGTTCCGATTGGTGCTGTACTTGTTTATGAAAATAAAGTTGTAGCACGTGCATATAACTTACGGGAAACACGTCAAACAACAGCATCACATGCGGAAATGTATTTAATAGAAGAAGGTAATAAATTATTTAATAGCTGGCGCTTAGAAGGCTGTACGTTATATGTAACGTTAGAGCCTTGCCAAATGTGTGCAGGAGCGATTTTGCAAGCCAGAATTCCGCGGGTTGTTTTTGGTGCTTATGATCCTAAAGCAGGTTGTGCAGGTTCTATCATTAATATATTTGAAGATCAACGATTTAACCATCAAGTGGATTTAGTCGGAGGCGTGAGAGAAGAAGAATGCTCAGCACTTTTAACAGACTTTTTTAGAAGGCTCCGAGCAAGTCGGAAAGGAAAAAAATAA
- the dnaX gene encoding DNA polymerase III subunit gamma/tau has product MSYQALYRVWRPQTFNDVVGQVHITRTLQNAIYQNKFSHAYLFSGPRGTGKTSAAKIFAKAVNCQSAPVKEPCGKCDACIGIQDGTISDVIEIDAASNNGVEQIRDIRDKVKYAPSVVDYKVYIIDEVHMLSIGAFNALLKTLEEPPQHVIFILATTEPHKIPLTIISRCQRFDFKRIGHSFLVERMKQIMNEEKISVTDEAFHAIALAAEGGMRDALSLLDQAISYSQDVVELEDVLAITGSVSQSNLIELIDALYHQDAKTALKLVDLFIQEGKDPGRLVYDLIYFLRDLLIYQDTTDSEDLLERAIVDQAFKELQQKLTSNWIQNSITELNQCQQEMKWTNTPKVFIEITVLKIADQQAESKSSVLDDKQLLQLTEKLDKLEKELQSVKQNYHKASEPVKASAPSNRRSPGVTKNKYKIPYERIRDVLAHAEKQYLTDVQQKWPTFMNMLKQQSAPAHAVLQDAKPSAASADRLVIAFRYDIHCSLALDHQQLIESLLLEILGKVTTFIPIPEQSWVELRQEYVEKQRQQSQEVSSNQTVEDPIVAQARKLVGDDLLEIHE; this is encoded by the coding sequence ATGAGCTATCAAGCACTTTATCGAGTATGGCGACCACAAACATTTAATGATGTAGTAGGACAAGTACATATTACGCGTACTTTGCAAAACGCAATTTACCAAAATAAGTTTTCACATGCATATTTATTTTCTGGTCCAAGAGGGACAGGGAAAACAAGTGCAGCGAAGATTTTTGCTAAAGCAGTTAACTGTCAATCAGCTCCTGTTAAAGAGCCATGTGGGAAATGTGATGCATGTATTGGTATTCAAGATGGGACTATCTCAGATGTTATTGAAATTGATGCGGCATCTAACAATGGTGTAGAACAGATTCGTGATATTCGTGATAAAGTAAAGTATGCACCGAGCGTCGTCGATTACAAGGTGTATATTATTGATGAAGTGCATATGTTATCTATTGGTGCCTTTAATGCATTATTAAAAACATTGGAAGAGCCACCTCAACATGTTATTTTTATCTTAGCAACTACTGAACCACACAAAATCCCACTAACGATTATTTCGAGATGTCAGCGATTTGATTTTAAAAGAATTGGTCATTCATTTTTAGTTGAACGAATGAAGCAAATTATGAACGAAGAAAAGATTAGTGTAACAGATGAAGCCTTTCATGCGATTGCGCTTGCAGCAGAAGGTGGTATGCGTGATGCATTAAGCTTACTTGATCAAGCTATTTCATATAGTCAAGATGTGGTTGAGTTAGAAGATGTGTTGGCTATTACAGGCTCAGTTTCTCAAAGTAATTTAATTGAATTAATTGACGCACTATATCATCAAGATGCAAAAACTGCATTAAAATTAGTTGATTTATTTATTCAAGAAGGAAAAGATCCTGGAAGGCTTGTATATGACCTGATCTATTTTTTAAGAGACCTATTAATTTATCAGGACACAACGGATTCTGAAGATTTACTCGAACGAGCAATTGTAGATCAGGCATTCAAAGAATTACAGCAGAAGCTCACTAGTAATTGGATTCAAAATTCAATTACCGAATTGAATCAATGTCAACAAGAAATGAAATGGACGAATACGCCGAAAGTATTTATTGAGATTACAGTTTTAAAAATTGCAGATCAACAAGCAGAATCAAAAAGCTCGGTACTTGATGATAAACAACTTTTGCAGTTAACAGAAAAGCTTGATAAACTAGAAAAAGAATTGCAATCAGTAAAACAAAATTATCATAAAGCTTCTGAACCTGTGAAGGCAAGTGCTCCAAGTAATCGTAGAAGTCCTGGAGTGACAAAAAATAAGTATAAAATTCCGTATGAACGAATAAGAGATGTGTTAGCTCATGCAGAAAAGCAATATTTAACAGACGTTCAACAAAAATGGCCTACTTTTATGAATATGTTAAAACAGCAGAGCGCTCCAGCACATGCGGTTTTACAAGATGCAAAACCAAGTGCTGCCTCAGCGGATAGATTGGTAATAGCATTTAGATACGATATTCACTGTTCATTAGCTTTAGATCATCAACAACTGATTGAATCACTACTACTAGAGATACTTGGTAAAGTGACAACATTTATCCCAATACCAGAACAAAGTTGGGTTGAATTGCGCCAAGAATATGTTGAAAAACAGCGCCAGCAATCTCAAGAAGTCTCTTCAAATCAAACTGTGGAAGACCCAATTGTTGCTCAAGCAAGAAAGCTTGTTGGTGATGATTTATTAGAAATACATGAATAA
- a CDS encoding GerAB/ArcD/ProY family transporter — MKVNSKLSSFEVFCLTNILISMVITDTTPSLIAQQTKNAFWYVPLISFISMLPPIIILLYLMHRYEAEHLVDLFEELLGGFFGKILGVMLFLLAFFIIAFEKRSYVGQIKILYFEQSPIVVIFALLTIVSIYGSIKGIKVIGYTAKLFLPFFLVSIAILIILIYPSIVPDQIFPIFGTGMSQVFREGFLKSSLFSSFILLLMMLPAVRKPKDFYKGGIIGLIISVIQIIFVFFIYTSFFDYNSIETTPFPFHEITQYVRIGDFFTNIETFFLFFWLLALFIRVILLLYLISWLFGAVFNITQFELLILPIGFLLMIIGLLPSNATIVESLYHDEYYDLLTIFMWAFPFLLLFSHFFKDKKGGSK; from the coding sequence TTGAAAGTAAATAGCAAACTCTCTTCATTTGAGGTGTTTTGTCTAACCAATATCTTAATCTCCATGGTTATTACTGATACGACACCTTCTTTAATTGCACAACAAACTAAAAATGCCTTTTGGTATGTACCACTCATATCATTTATTAGTATGTTACCGCCTATCATCATTCTGTTATATCTCATGCATCGCTATGAGGCAGAGCATCTCGTTGATCTATTTGAAGAATTGTTAGGTGGATTTTTCGGGAAAATATTAGGAGTTATGTTATTTCTTTTAGCCTTCTTTATTATTGCATTTGAAAAGAGGAGCTACGTGGGACAAATTAAAATACTTTACTTTGAGCAGTCTCCAATTGTCGTGATATTCGCTTTATTAACAATTGTAAGTATTTATGGATCAATAAAAGGAATTAAGGTTATCGGCTACACAGCAAAATTATTTTTACCTTTTTTCTTAGTATCAATAGCGATATTAATAATTTTAATTTACCCATCAATTGTACCAGATCAAATTTTTCCTATTTTCGGTACAGGTATGTCCCAAGTCTTTCGTGAAGGATTTCTAAAAAGCTCACTATTTTCTAGTTTTATTCTACTTCTAATGATGTTACCAGCTGTTCGAAAACCTAAAGATTTCTATAAAGGAGGTATAATTGGTCTTATCATATCAGTCATTCAAATAATATTTGTATTTTTTATTTACACAAGCTTTTTTGATTATAATTCTATTGAAACAACCCCATTCCCATTTCACGAAATTACGCAATATGTTAGGATTGGTGATTTTTTCACCAATATTGAAACATTTTTCTTGTTCTTTTGGTTATTAGCGTTATTTATACGCGTTATATTATTACTTTATTTAATTTCCTGGTTATTTGGTGCTGTTTTTAATATTACACAATTTGAATTGCTTATCTTACCTATTGGTTTTTTACTCATGATCATTGGTTTATTACCATCAAATGCAACGATTGTCGAGTCTCTTTATCATGATGAATATTACGACTTATTAACTATTTTCATGTGGGCTTTTCCTTTTTTATTATTATTCTCTCACTTCTTTAAAGATAAAAAGGGGGGCTCAAAATGA
- a CDS encoding YaaL family protein yields MFGKKSWKKEKEKLLTQIFQLQKEWKQLKSILDQSVDPSDVGRVDLRVAEIKYFYLLREAKYYHLNANK; encoded by the coding sequence ATGTTTGGTAAGAAAAGTTGGAAAAAAGAAAAAGAGAAGCTCTTAACACAAATTTTTCAGCTCCAAAAAGAGTGGAAACAGCTAAAATCTATTTTAGATCAAAGTGTTGACCCGTCTGATGTAGGTCGAGTTGATTTGAGAGTTGCTGAAATAAAGTATTTCTATTTATTAAGAGAAGCTAAATATTATCATTTAAATGCGAATAAGTAA
- a CDS encoding glycoside hydrolase family 18 protein, protein MQIYTVKPGDSIYKLANNFGISASDIEQANELETPESLVVGQTIVIPIVGQFYYVQPGDSLYTIAQRFNLTIDELARINALNPNLPLPVNLRLYLPEEPKTTIEANAYVEPMGDTVSPALINAAEKYADQLTYLAPFSYQVNRDGSLRAPLLNNFAQIAKNNQASLMLAVTNLEDGAFSQELGSLIVNDHNIQNRLFDQIIATAKEVGFRDVHFDFEFLPATDREAYNQFLRRAKTRLNQENLLMSTALAPKTSATQQGQWYEAHDYRAHGEIADFVVLMTYEWGYSGGPPMAVSPIDQVRRVVDYALTEMPANKIMLGQNLYGYDWTLPYVPGGEYARAVSPQQAIQLARENNQAISYDSTAQAPYFRYIDANNKQHEVWFEDARSIQAKFDLIKEKGLRGISYWKLGLAFPQNWLLLDDQFTIKKY, encoded by the coding sequence GTGCAAATTTATACTGTAAAACCAGGGGATTCTATTTATAAACTAGCAAATAATTTTGGAATATCTGCTTCTGATATCGAGCAAGCTAATGAGTTGGAGACCCCTGAATCTCTTGTAGTCGGGCAAACCATTGTCATTCCTATTGTTGGACAATTCTACTATGTTCAGCCTGGAGATAGTCTATACACAATTGCCCAAAGATTCAATTTAACAATTGATGAATTAGCTCGAATTAACGCGCTTAATCCCAATCTTCCACTACCGGTCAATTTAAGACTTTATCTTCCGGAAGAACCCAAAACAACAATTGAAGCAAATGCATATGTTGAACCTATGGGTGATACAGTTTCACCGGCATTAATTAATGCCGCTGAAAAATATGCTGATCAACTGACTTATTTAGCACCATTTAGTTATCAAGTTAATCGAGATGGCAGTTTGCGAGCACCATTATTGAATAACTTTGCTCAAATTGCAAAAAACAATCAAGCATCACTCATGCTAGCTGTAACAAACTTAGAAGACGGTGCATTTAGCCAGGAACTCGGGAGTTTAATCGTTAATGATCACAACATACAAAATCGACTATTTGATCAAATTATAGCAACAGCAAAGGAAGTTGGTTTCCGTGATGTTCACTTTGATTTTGAATTTCTTCCAGCTACTGATCGAGAAGCTTATAATCAATTCCTACGTCGTGCTAAGACCCGTCTAAATCAAGAAAATTTATTAATGTCAACGGCATTAGCACCAAAAACGAGCGCAACCCAACAAGGTCAGTGGTATGAAGCACATGATTATAGAGCACATGGTGAAATTGCTGATTTTGTCGTGTTAATGACTTATGAGTGGGGTTATAGTGGTGGCCCTCCAATGGCTGTCTCGCCAATCGACCAAGTTAGACGTGTAGTTGATTATGCTTTAACTGAAATGCCCGCAAATAAAATAATGCTAGGTCAAAATTTATATGGCTATGATTGGACATTACCATACGTACCTGGAGGGGAGTATGCACGTGCAGTAAGTCCACAACAAGCCATTCAACTAGCTCGTGAAAACAACCAAGCCATTTCATATGATTCAACTGCACAAGCACCTTACTTTAGGTACATTGATGCAAATAATAAACAACATGAGGTATGGTTCGAAGATGCTCGCTCAATCCAAGCTAAATTCGATTTAATTAAAGAAAAAGGATTACGTGGTATTAGCTATTGGAAACTAGGTTTAGCCTTCCCGCAAAATTGGTTACTCTTAGACGATCAGTTTACAATTAAAAAGTACTAA
- a CDS encoding ABC transporter ATP-binding protein has translation MTFLDIKDLKVHFPIRGGILNRKIDVVRAVDGVSFQIEQGTTYGLVGESGSGKTTTGRAIIGLNDITSGQVIFEGNDLYAKENRKLDFRRDIQMIFQDPYSSLNPKKRVLDIVAEPLRNYEKMTKREEVFEVISLLEKVGLSEESIYKYPHQFSGGQRQRIGIARAIALKPKLIIADEPVSALDVSVQAQVLNFMQDIQKELNLTYLFISHDLGIVKHMSDRIGIMYKGRFVEEGDTEDIFSNPQHIYTKRLVAAIPDINPNNRAKQKEFRKAVQREYEQDYDKYFDESGLAYPLRQLSDTHLVALPGRG, from the coding sequence ATGACCTTTCTTGATATAAAAGATTTAAAAGTTCATTTCCCAATTAGGGGAGGAATCTTGAATCGTAAGATTGATGTAGTTCGTGCAGTCGATGGGGTATCATTTCAAATAGAACAAGGAACGACTTATGGTCTTGTTGGTGAATCAGGTTCAGGTAAAACAACGACAGGTCGAGCTATCATTGGTTTAAATGATATTACATCCGGTCAAGTCATTTTTGAGGGTAATGATTTATATGCTAAAGAAAATAGGAAGTTGGATTTCAGACGAGATATTCAAATGATCTTCCAAGACCCATATTCATCACTTAACCCGAAAAAACGTGTCCTTGATATTGTTGCTGAACCTCTTAGAAACTATGAAAAGATGACGAAGAGAGAAGAAGTTTTTGAGGTTATCAGTTTATTAGAAAAGGTAGGTTTATCTGAAGAGAGTATTTATAAGTACCCTCACCAATTCTCAGGTGGACAACGCCAACGTATAGGGATTGCTCGTGCAATTGCTTTAAAGCCAAAACTGATTATTGCTGATGAGCCTGTATCTGCACTTGACGTATCAGTTCAAGCACAGGTGCTTAACTTTATGCAAGATATTCAGAAAGAACTGAATTTAACGTACTTATTTATTAGTCATGATTTAGGTATTGTTAAACATATGAGTGACCGGATTGGCATTATGTATAAAGGTCGTTTTGTAGAAGAAGGGGATACAGAAGATATCTTCTCTAATCCACAACATATTTATACGAAGCGCTTAGTTGCAGCCATTCCTGATATTAATCCAAATAATCGAGCAAAGCAAAAGGAATTTAGAAAAGCTGTTCAAAGAGAATATGAACAAGATTATGATAAATATTTTGATGAAAGTGGCTTAGCTTATCCATTGCGTCAACTCTCAGACACTCATCTTGTTGCTTTGCCAGGAAGAGGGTGA
- a CDS encoding Ger(x)C family spore germination protein: MRSLTLLSQLFLVILLVGCEDIIELEKQSYVIAIGIDQTEQEGIYQFTFQIANPISSDPAEGSGQTPDQVVSIPSTDIITATDIANDFLTKKVNLDHTLVIVVSEQLARAGDFIRVIQPATRTAKIQRNIQIIVSRENAEQFLRSIDHGLESKPNRYFQFMISRVQETGVTAFADFHRFFQVTEGKDRLFLAMYGTTIQEQEDLKKKSIEKIAGEIVQTGGNPAQFIGSAVFKNGKMIDVLTGEETRIVNILNKTTKMDDLIAAIADPIEPNYSISGSFVKKKDPKVSVYYDANTNHAKFDILVPFDFEVLAVPSMVNYSSNGELELILLKALENYFTTTSHKFIEKTQKEYKGDPFYLSLYIRRLFKDIPSYEKADWQGEIYPNAEINVRFKIERLEFGKSIYDTNLNELSD; this comes from the coding sequence ATGAGAAGTCTCACATTACTTAGTCAATTATTTTTAGTTATTTTACTAGTTGGTTGCGAAGACATAATTGAATTAGAAAAACAATCATATGTCATTGCGATTGGAATTGATCAAACGGAACAAGAAGGAATATACCAATTTACATTTCAAATTGCTAATCCTATCTCCTCTGATCCTGCTGAAGGAAGTGGTCAGACACCGGATCAAGTCGTCTCAATTCCTAGCACAGATATTATTACCGCAACTGATATTGCAAATGACTTCTTAACAAAAAAGGTTAATTTAGATCATACATTAGTTATTGTTGTCTCAGAACAACTTGCTAGGGCCGGTGATTTTATTCGCGTTATTCAACCTGCCACAAGAACAGCCAAAATCCAGCGTAATATCCAAATTATCGTTTCAAGAGAGAATGCCGAGCAATTTTTAAGGAGTATTGATCATGGACTTGAATCAAAACCAAATCGGTACTTCCAGTTTATGATCTCCCGAGTTCAGGAAACTGGTGTGACAGCTTTTGCTGATTTTCATCGTTTTTTCCAGGTTACTGAAGGGAAGGATAGATTATTCTTAGCAATGTACGGGACAACAATTCAAGAACAAGAAGACCTTAAGAAAAAATCAATTGAAAAAATTGCTGGAGAAATTGTTCAAACTGGGGGAAACCCAGCACAATTTATTGGTTCAGCTGTTTTTAAGAATGGTAAGATGATTGATGTTTTAACTGGAGAAGAAACGAGAATAGTTAATATTTTAAATAAAACAACTAAGATGGATGATTTAATTGCAGCAATTGCTGATCCAATAGAGCCAAATTACTCAATCTCTGGGAGTTTTGTTAAAAAGAAAGATCCTAAGGTTTCAGTATACTATGATGCAAATACTAATCATGCAAAATTTGATATCCTTGTTCCTTTTGACTTTGAAGTTCTCGCTGTACCTAGTATGGTGAATTATTCATCAAATGGTGAGTTAGAGTTGATATTATTAAAAGCATTAGAAAATTATTTCACTACAACTAGTCATAAATTTATTGAGAAAACACAAAAAGAATATAAAGGTGATCCATTTTATCTATCACTATATATTAGAAGATTATTCAAAGACATACCTAGCTATGAAAAGGCAGATTGGCAAGGCGAAATTTATCCAAACGCTGAGATTAATGTCCGTTTTAAAATAGAGAGGCTTGAGTTTGGAAAATCAATTTATGATACTAATCTTAATGAATTGAGTGATTAA
- the recR gene encoding recombination mediator RecR, with translation MYYPEPISKLIDSFTKLPGIGPKTAVRLAFFVLNMKEEDVLDFAKALVSAKRELTHCHICGNITDQDPCFICQDQSRDQSVICVVQDPKDVIAMEKMREYNGLYHILNGAISPIDGIGPEDINVPSLLDRLKDERVTELILATNPNVEGEATAMYISRLVKPSGIKTTRIAHGLPMGGDLEYADEVTLSKALEGRREL, from the coding sequence TTGTACTATCCAGAACCGATTTCAAAGCTAATTGATAGCTTTACAAAATTGCCAGGTATAGGACCAAAAACGGCGGTTCGACTGGCCTTTTTTGTACTAAATATGAAAGAAGAAGATGTATTAGATTTTGCTAAAGCGTTAGTAAGTGCTAAACGTGAACTTACACACTGTCATATCTGTGGTAATATTACTGATCAAGATCCATGCTTCATCTGTCAGGATCAATCACGAGATCAATCTGTAATTTGTGTTGTTCAAGATCCTAAAGATGTGATTGCAATGGAGAAAATGCGTGAATATAATGGTCTATATCATATTTTAAATGGTGCGATTTCACCTATTGATGGTATTGGCCCAGAGGACATTAATGTACCGAGCTTGTTAGATCGACTAAAGGATGAGCGTGTTACAGAGTTGATTTTAGCAACTAATCCTAATGTAGAGGGAGAAGCAACAGCAATGTACATTTCTCGACTCGTTAAGCCGTCAGGAATTAAAACAACTCGAATTGCTCATGGGCTACCAATGGGTGGCGATCTAGAATACGCTGATGAAGTGACTCTCTCTAAAGCATTAGAAGGAAGACGCGAACTGTAA